A genome region from Natronosalvus rutilus includes the following:
- a CDS encoding sodium-dependent transporter: MVRDTWATRTGFILAAVGSAVGLGNIWRFPFLTGESGGAVFVVVYLALVALIGLPVMLVEFVIGRRSERNPVGAFRRLGHPSWKFAGAIGALAGFIILSYYSVVGGWVLQYIVASFSGGYTGDTGAFFVQTASGTNAIIYHAIFMALVAGIVSLGVRDGLERAAKLMVPSVIVLLVILAVYAATLPDTGPGYEFYLSPNVDTFASDAVNILPAAAGQAFFTLSLGMGVMITYSSYLGEDRNLLNDSLIIVAIDTFIAILAGLVTFPFLASQGQDLVQDGGGAGAVFISLAAAFETMPAGHLVGGVFFIMLAVAALTSAFSILEMVVSYVVDTFDIARVPATLALAAIIFVIGLPTAMDLNYLDAYDKFANNILLIAGGLVLSLFIGWVFASDALEELGQGRGGNGGFDTYWINVVRYVVPIALLVTLALAIQEYVEFLQTTFF; this comes from the coding sequence ATGGTACGTGATACCTGGGCAACGCGGACGGGGTTCATCCTCGCCGCTGTCGGTAGCGCAGTGGGACTTGGAAACATCTGGCGGTTCCCCTTCCTGACTGGTGAATCGGGTGGCGCCGTGTTCGTCGTCGTTTACCTGGCTCTCGTCGCGCTCATCGGCCTCCCCGTGATGCTCGTTGAGTTCGTCATCGGGCGACGGTCGGAACGGAATCCGGTCGGCGCGTTCAGACGCCTTGGCCACCCGTCCTGGAAGTTCGCGGGAGCCATCGGCGCGTTAGCGGGCTTCATCATCCTCTCGTACTACAGCGTCGTCGGCGGGTGGGTGCTCCAGTACATCGTGGCCAGCTTTTCGGGCGGGTACACCGGCGACACGGGAGCGTTCTTCGTGCAGACGGCGTCCGGCACGAATGCCATAATCTACCACGCTATCTTCATGGCGCTCGTCGCCGGCATCGTCTCGCTGGGCGTTCGTGACGGCCTCGAGCGAGCGGCCAAATTGATGGTGCCGAGCGTCATCGTGCTCCTCGTGATCCTCGCGGTCTACGCCGCCACGCTACCCGACACCGGCCCGGGGTACGAGTTTTACCTCTCGCCGAACGTCGACACGTTCGCCTCCGATGCCGTGAACATTCTACCCGCCGCGGCCGGACAGGCGTTCTTCACGCTGTCACTCGGGATGGGTGTCATGATCACCTACTCCTCCTATCTCGGCGAAGATCGAAATCTGCTCAACGACTCGCTCATCATCGTTGCCATCGACACGTTCATCGCGATCCTGGCGGGGCTGGTCACCTTCCCGTTCCTCGCCTCTCAGGGCCAGGATCTGGTGCAAGACGGTGGCGGGGCTGGCGCCGTCTTCATCAGTCTCGCGGCCGCGTTCGAGACCATGCCCGCCGGCCATCTCGTGGGCGGCGTCTTCTTCATCATGCTGGCGGTCGCTGCGCTCACCAGCGCGTTCAGCATCCTCGAAATGGTGGTCTCGTACGTGGTCGATACCTTCGACATCGCACGCGTTCCGGCGACGCTGGCGCTGGCAGCGATCATCTTCGTCATCGGCCTGCCGACGGCGATGGACCTGAACTACCTCGACGCCTACGACAAATTCGCGAACAACATCCTGCTGATCGCTGGCGGGCTCGTGCTCTCGCTGTTCATCGGATGGGTGTTCGCCTCCGACGCGCTCGAGGAACTCGGCCAGGGGCGTGGCGGCAATGGCGGATTCGACACCTACTGGATCAACGTCGTTCGGTACGTCGTGCCGATCGCCCTCCTCGTCACGCTGGCGCTCGCGATCCAGGAGTACGTGGAGTTCCTGCAGACCACGTTCTTCTGA
- a CDS encoding spermidine synthase — MDVSRALESTKFSKPELAVFVSGVVSMGLEILALRIVAPQFGSHIYTVGGLLTVFLAGLSLGYWQGGRAAERASNSQMRWLLFATAIYIAIIIYTSDMLLYATAAIPLSPRYASLPSIIILFGPPTYLLGFISPYAAELSAKEGIGEASGHVYALGTIGSIVGSGVTTYMLIPSLSITQISLFFGFVLVGTAVVVSLPRPSRRTLAIVTVVSLLLVGAATSSSIGLDPRGDVVYQTQTPHQQLEVVDNGDVRTLYLDDTRHSARDLNDPDRHVFEYTRYFHLTMLMAESPESVDRVLFIGGGGYTGPQDFERQYDVKIDVVEIDEEVTTTAETYFGLEQSEDLQAHTVDGRSFLQNSDETYDVIVLDAFKRDQVPFELTTVEFMQVVDDHLSEDGVLISNVISAPSGPASQFYRAEYATMDEVFPQVYSFRTSDTGAVQNIQVVATKNATRYSEADLQARNRNTGLPIDLSGEIENYMAEPNTNDVPVLTDDRAAVNELLDPMLGQQYVIEETADDGASGARSGSGPESSNGTDETNDTDGTTSSEGDTGGNTSSLTPLARAS, encoded by the coding sequence ATGGACGTTTCACGGGCGCTCGAGTCGACGAAATTCTCGAAACCCGAACTCGCCGTCTTCGTCTCCGGCGTCGTCAGCATGGGTCTCGAGATCCTCGCGCTGCGCATCGTCGCACCGCAGTTCGGGAGTCACATCTACACGGTCGGCGGCCTGCTGACGGTCTTTCTGGCCGGACTGAGTCTGGGCTACTGGCAGGGTGGGCGAGCGGCGGAGCGAGCATCGAACAGCCAGATGCGATGGTTGCTGTTCGCCACGGCAATCTACATCGCGATCATCATCTACACGAGCGATATGTTGCTGTACGCGACGGCAGCCATCCCGCTCTCGCCGCGGTACGCCTCGCTCCCGTCGATCATCATCCTCTTCGGGCCGCCGACGTACCTCCTCGGGTTCATCAGCCCCTACGCGGCGGAACTGTCGGCCAAGGAGGGCATCGGTGAGGCCTCCGGGCACGTGTACGCGCTCGGCACCATCGGGAGCATCGTCGGCTCCGGCGTGACGACGTACATGCTCATACCGTCGCTGTCGATCACGCAGATCAGCCTCTTCTTCGGGTTCGTGCTCGTCGGAACCGCTGTCGTCGTGTCGCTTCCGCGGCCGTCGAGGCGGACGCTCGCCATCGTTACCGTCGTCTCGCTCCTGCTGGTCGGTGCCGCCACCAGTAGCTCCATCGGCCTCGACCCCCGTGGCGACGTCGTCTACCAGACCCAAACGCCACACCAGCAACTCGAGGTGGTCGACAATGGCGACGTCCGAACGCTATACCTCGACGACACGCGCCACAGCGCGCGCGACCTGAACGATCCCGACCGGCACGTCTTCGAGTACACGCGGTACTTTCACCTGACGATGCTCATGGCCGAGAGTCCCGAGTCGGTCGACCGGGTGCTGTTCATCGGGGGTGGCGGCTACACCGGTCCGCAGGACTTCGAGCGCCAGTACGACGTCAAGATCGACGTTGTCGAAATCGACGAGGAGGTGACCACCACTGCCGAGACCTACTTCGGCCTCGAGCAGTCAGAGGACCTCCAGGCCCACACCGTAGACGGGCGATCGTTCCTCCAGAACAGCGACGAGACCTACGACGTGATCGTCCTGGACGCGTTCAAGCGCGACCAGGTCCCCTTCGAGTTGACGACCGTCGAGTTCATGCAAGTGGTCGACGACCACCTGAGCGAGGACGGCGTCCTCATCTCGAACGTCATCTCCGCGCCCAGCGGCCCGGCCTCACAGTTCTATCGCGCCGAGTACGCGACCATGGACGAGGTCTTCCCGCAGGTGTACAGCTTCCGTACGTCCGATACCGGAGCAGTCCAGAATATCCAGGTTGTCGCGACCAAGAACGCCACGCGCTACTCGGAAGCCGACCTCCAGGCGCGAAACCGGAACACCGGCCTCCCGATCGACCTCTCCGGGGAGATTGAGAACTACATGGCCGAACCGAACACCAACGACGTGCCGGTGCTCACCGACGACCGGGCGGCGGTCAACGAGTTGCTCGACCCGATGCTCGGTCAGCAGTACGTGATCGAGGAGACGGCCGACGACGGGGCGTCCGGGGCGCGTTCGGGGTCGGGTCCGGAGTCGAGTAACGGCACCGACGAAACGAACGACACTGACGGCACGACCTCGAGCGAAGGCGATACTGGCGGAAACACTTCGAGTCTGACGCCGCTCGCGCGAGCGTCGTAG
- the metG gene encoding methionine--tRNA ligase, with protein MSHDDFPTDRPAVVTCGLPYANGNLHIGHLRGYIGADAFNRALETLGQETAYVSGSDMHGTPIAVTAEKEGVDPEEFALRFHERYLETFPKFDVDFDNYGHTHDETNVELTQEIVRTLDEEGYVYEDEVLVAYDPKADDYLPDRYVEGTCPYCGAKARGDECDEGCQRHLEPGEIENPTSVRTGNPAEYRERTHKFFRVSEFADYLTEFLDGLEGTDNARNQPRQWIEEGLQDWCLTRDMEWGIDYPDTDIGDGGAEDIVLYVWVDAPIEYISSTKQYTERVGSDEYDWERVWKDDGEIVHVIGRDIIQHHTVFWPAMLEGAGYNAPRAVAATGFITIDGKGLSTSRNRAIWAREYLEEGFHPDLLRYYLTTTGGLQQDIDFTWTAFQEKVNGELVGTIGNFWYRSLLFAQRNFEGTPDAAVSDEVRERIEGAIGEFREAVNDYSLRNVGLAATRLAQFGNEYIQRNEPWKLEDGDPEQAQVIRDCVQIAKAVGVLLEPIAPGKAQALWEQLGEDGAVADTHLKDALEAPPRTFGEPGELFEKIEDERVEALETKLEEKIAAAAEDADSNEGEETKTETESDEPGEREDGGMSDADTTEADADADTSDLEPLLEDRIGFEDFQELDIRVGRIEAAEGIEGADDLARLEVDIGFETRQVVAGIKRLHDLDSLPGTKCVLLANMEPAELFGVESNGMILAAGEEADLLTTHGDAGLGEKIR; from the coding sequence ATGAGCCACGACGACTTCCCGACGGACCGCCCCGCAGTGGTGACCTGCGGGTTGCCCTACGCCAACGGCAACCTTCACATCGGTCACCTCCGCGGCTACATCGGCGCCGACGCGTTCAACCGCGCCCTCGAGACGCTGGGCCAGGAGACGGCCTACGTCAGCGGCTCGGACATGCACGGCACGCCGATCGCCGTCACCGCCGAAAAGGAGGGCGTCGACCCCGAGGAGTTCGCCCTGCGATTTCACGAACGGTACCTGGAGACGTTCCCGAAGTTCGACGTCGACTTCGACAACTACGGCCACACCCACGACGAGACGAACGTCGAACTCACCCAGGAGATCGTTCGCACCTTGGACGAGGAGGGGTACGTCTACGAGGACGAGGTGCTGGTCGCCTACGACCCGAAAGCCGACGACTACCTGCCCGACCGCTACGTCGAGGGCACCTGTCCCTACTGCGGCGCGAAGGCCCGCGGCGACGAGTGCGACGAGGGCTGTCAGCGCCACCTCGAGCCGGGCGAAATCGAGAACCCGACGAGCGTCCGCACGGGGAACCCGGCGGAGTACCGCGAGCGAACCCACAAGTTCTTCCGCGTCTCAGAGTTCGCCGACTACCTGACGGAATTCCTGGACGGCCTCGAGGGCACCGACAACGCCCGTAATCAGCCTCGCCAGTGGATCGAGGAGGGACTCCAGGACTGGTGTCTCACCCGCGACATGGAGTGGGGGATCGACTATCCGGACACCGACATCGGCGACGGTGGTGCCGAGGACATCGTGCTCTACGTCTGGGTCGACGCGCCAATCGAGTACATCTCGAGCACGAAGCAGTACACGGAGCGCGTCGGGAGCGACGAGTACGACTGGGAGCGCGTATGGAAGGACGATGGGGAAATCGTCCACGTCATCGGTCGAGACATCATCCAGCACCACACCGTCTTCTGGCCGGCGATGCTCGAGGGCGCGGGCTACAACGCCCCCCGAGCGGTGGCCGCGACGGGCTTCATCACCATCGACGGTAAGGGGCTCTCGACCAGCCGGAATCGCGCCATCTGGGCCAGAGAGTACCTCGAGGAGGGATTCCACCCAGACCTCCTGCGGTACTACCTGACGACGACCGGCGGCCTCCAGCAGGACATCGACTTCACCTGGACGGCCTTCCAGGAGAAGGTCAACGGCGAACTCGTCGGGACGATCGGCAACTTCTGGTACCGCTCGCTGCTGTTCGCCCAGCGGAATTTCGAGGGGACGCCCGACGCAGCCGTTTCAGATGAGGTCCGGGAACGCATCGAGGGCGCCATCGGCGAGTTCCGCGAGGCGGTCAACGACTACTCCCTCCGAAACGTCGGCCTCGCCGCGACCCGCCTCGCCCAGTTCGGCAACGAGTACATCCAGCGCAACGAGCCCTGGAAACTCGAGGACGGCGACCCCGAGCAGGCCCAGGTCATCCGCGACTGCGTCCAGATCGCGAAGGCCGTCGGCGTCCTGCTCGAGCCGATTGCCCCCGGCAAGGCTCAGGCGCTCTGGGAGCAACTCGGCGAGGACGGCGCGGTCGCTGACACCCACCTCAAGGACGCCCTCGAGGCGCCGCCGCGGACCTTCGGGGAACCCGGCGAGCTCTTCGAGAAAATCGAGGACGAGCGCGTCGAGGCACTCGAGACGAAGCTCGAGGAGAAGATTGCGGCCGCCGCTGAAGACGCGGATTCGAACGAGGGCGAGGAAACCAAAACCGAAACCGAAAGTGACGAACCCGGCGAGCGCGAAGATGGCGGCATGAGCGACGCAGACACCACGGAAGCGGACGCCGACGCTGACACCAGCGACCTCGAGCCCCTGCTCGAGGATCGAATCGGCTTCGAGGACTTCCAGGAACTGGACATCCGCGTCGGCCGAATCGAGGCCGCCGAGGGCATCGAGGGCGCCGACGACCTGGCTCGCCTCGAGGTCGACATCGGCTTCGAGACCCGCCAGGTCGTCGCCGGGATCAAGCGACTCCACGACCTCGACTCGCTGCCGGGGACGAAGTGCGTCCTGCTGGCGAACATGGAACCCGCCGAACTGTTCGGCGTCGAGTCGAACGGCATGATCCTCGCGGCTGGCGAGGAGGCGGACCTGCTGACGACCCACGGCGACGCCGGGCTCGGCGAGAAGATTCGATAG
- a CDS encoding response regulator: protein MSAKEAGTEEPITILLVEPNPGDTRLFTESLHEAKLANRLYTVTNGEDALDFLYQRGEYESNSCPDLILLEPQLPGKSGMEILSELNDEPALAEIPVVVLTGSDAEEDIVRSQDVDADHYIQKPVAPDDFFQFVRSIEDFWFAIVQEPTS from the coding sequence ATGAGTGCGAAGGAAGCGGGGACGGAGGAGCCAATCACGATCCTGCTGGTCGAACCGAACCCGGGCGATACGCGACTCTTCACGGAATCGCTGCACGAGGCGAAACTCGCGAACCGTCTGTACACAGTAACTAACGGCGAAGACGCGCTCGATTTCCTCTATCAGCGAGGGGAGTACGAATCGAACTCCTGCCCGGACCTCATCTTGCTCGAGCCGCAGTTACCGGGGAAAAGTGGAATGGAGATCCTCTCGGAACTGAACGACGAGCCGGCGCTCGCGGAGATTCCGGTCGTCGTTCTCACGGGATCGGACGCCGAAGAGGACATCGTCAGGTCACAGGACGTCGACGCGGACCACTACATCCAAAAACCGGTCGCCCCAGACGACTTCTTCCAGTTCGTTCGATCGATCGAGGACTTCTGGTTCGCGATCGTTCAGGAACCCACCAGCTAG
- a CDS encoding phosphotransferase family protein, with translation MNDSDVNVDGDEDDVDTGGDVDIDVDRLKSVLAAELGTSMTGLKVVDDGLNLILEVSTDDASGPYVLRKPNKLRDASYMNDLRREYAVMERLRETAIPAPAPILYGDDESIFGDPFYLMTALEGEPIPLGEDLPERFRTPQSRERVAARLVETLADVHVVDPEPFADVCHCLTPRARVDRAVERLEETVQVTGHEVPTLRSVAGWLQEHAPTETRTTLVHGDFRPGNVLFAGTDRPEITGVLDWETAALGDPLIDLGYLLLRWRDANDWRPSLEALEARHGYEHEGALQQLREQNERGLSPFTAKPGSPSRWDLVARYEAATGFTLEHERFYRALAAFSLAVVWEDLHRDRLEVGDASDWEPYVEYASLMADGIVGGEFPL, from the coding sequence ATGAACGACAGCGACGTGAATGTCGACGGCGACGAGGACGACGTAGACACCGGCGGCGACGTGGACATCGACGTCGACCGACTCAAGTCCGTCCTCGCCGCCGAACTGGGGACGAGCATGACCGGACTCAAGGTCGTTGACGACGGCCTCAATCTGATTCTCGAGGTGTCGACCGACGACGCCAGCGGCCCGTACGTGCTGCGAAAGCCGAACAAGTTGCGAGATGCAAGCTACATGAACGACCTGCGACGGGAGTACGCGGTGATGGAGCGGCTTCGCGAAACTGCGATACCGGCGCCGGCTCCCATTCTGTACGGCGATGACGAATCGATCTTCGGCGATCCGTTCTACCTGATGACTGCACTCGAGGGCGAACCGATTCCCCTCGGCGAGGACCTCCCCGAGCGCTTTCGGACGCCGCAGTCACGAGAACGGGTGGCTGCACGACTCGTCGAGACGCTCGCCGACGTTCACGTGGTCGACCCAGAGCCGTTCGCGGACGTCTGTCACTGCTTGACGCCGCGGGCCCGCGTCGACCGCGCCGTGGAACGACTCGAGGAGACGGTCCAGGTGACGGGTCACGAGGTGCCGACGCTCCGGTCAGTTGCCGGGTGGCTTCAGGAACACGCGCCGACGGAGACGAGGACGACGCTCGTCCACGGCGACTTCAGACCAGGAAACGTGCTCTTCGCTGGCACAGACCGACCCGAAATCACCGGCGTCCTCGACTGGGAAACGGCCGCGCTCGGCGACCCGCTGATCGACCTCGGCTACCTGCTGCTCCGGTGGCGAGACGCGAACGACTGGCGACCGTCGCTCGAGGCGCTCGAGGCGCGACACGGGTACGAACACGAGGGCGCGCTCCAACAATTACGGGAGCAAAACGAGCGCGGCCTCAGCCCGTTCACGGCGAAACCCGGGAGCCCCAGTCGGTGGGACCTGGTCGCTCGCTACGAAGCGGCGACGGGATTCACGTTGGAGCACGAGCGGTTCTATCGGGCGCTCGCGGCGTTCTCGCTCGCGGTCGTGTGGGAGGACCTCCATCGAGACCGACTCGAGGTCGGGGATGCGTCGGATTGGGAGCCATACGTCGAGTACGCGTCGCTGATGGCGGACGGTATTGTCGGCGGCGAGTTCCCGCTGTAG
- a CDS encoding MATE family efflux transporter — translation MLRVDESVRQVWRRALRLGWPVAVQQTLTTLMRTVDVIVTGLFSPAAVAAVGLADLYGQLPLRIGLGLGTGAIALSSQDTGRGAERTRDRAITQALLIGALCGIPLAIAGLVASHWMIAVLGAESAVVRLGGLYLAIVFAAAPMRIIGLVGANALQGAGDTRTPMVVNGGANGLNVVLTVALGLGVWIAPDMGIVGVAVATAASRTVEAGAVVAAIASPWTPVSLARPRDLTITRQLFAVSLPNVAEGMSTSLANFPFNALILLFGTEANAAYHIGRRIYQQFTGPLYRSSSTVSSIIVGQTLGEGEPAAARHAARSILALGIVTLGISGVLLFAAARPLVWVFTRDPLTASYAVEFTRVFAVSMLFFGIFFPIAGSLRGAGDTRTPFYARLTGTVVFMLGGSYLLGVTLEYGLPGIYVGIVLSYVCWAAVALAGFHWGDWTGLAASMMAERAETSGGSDD, via the coding sequence ATGCTCCGAGTCGACGAGAGCGTTCGGCAGGTCTGGCGGCGAGCGTTGCGCCTGGGCTGGCCCGTCGCTGTCCAGCAGACGCTGACGACCCTGATGCGGACCGTCGACGTCATCGTCACCGGCCTGTTTTCGCCCGCGGCAGTCGCCGCGGTCGGCCTCGCGGACCTCTACGGGCAACTGCCGCTCCGGATCGGCCTCGGCCTCGGAACCGGCGCGATCGCGCTCTCGAGCCAGGACACGGGCCGTGGCGCGGAACGCACGCGCGACCGGGCGATCACCCAGGCACTTCTCATCGGTGCCCTCTGTGGCATCCCCCTCGCCATCGCCGGGCTGGTCGCCAGCCACTGGATGATCGCCGTGCTCGGGGCGGAATCGGCGGTCGTCCGTCTCGGTGGGCTCTACCTGGCGATCGTCTTCGCCGCGGCGCCGATGCGCATCATTGGTCTCGTCGGGGCGAACGCGTTACAGGGCGCGGGTGACACGCGGACGCCGATGGTCGTCAACGGCGGGGCGAACGGGCTCAACGTCGTGTTGACGGTCGCGCTCGGACTCGGCGTCTGGATCGCCCCCGACATGGGAATCGTCGGCGTGGCCGTCGCAACGGCGGCCAGTCGAACCGTCGAGGCTGGCGCAGTCGTCGCGGCCATCGCGAGCCCCTGGACACCGGTTTCGCTCGCTCGACCGCGGGACCTCACCATCACCCGCCAGCTATTCGCCGTCAGCCTACCGAACGTCGCTGAGGGGATGAGTACGTCGCTCGCGAACTTCCCGTTCAACGCCCTGATCCTCCTGTTCGGCACCGAGGCGAACGCGGCCTACCACATCGGTCGCCGCATCTATCAACAATTTACGGGCCCGTTGTACCGCTCAAGTTCGACCGTCTCGAGCATCATCGTCGGCCAGACGCTCGGCGAGGGCGAGCCCGCGGCGGCGCGTCACGCCGCCCGGTCGATTCTGGCCCTCGGGATCGTGACCCTCGGCATTTCGGGCGTCCTGTTGTTCGCGGCCGCGCGACCGCTCGTGTGGGTGTTCACGCGCGATCCGTTGACTGCGAGCTACGCCGTCGAGTTCACCCGCGTATTCGCCGTCTCGATGCTGTTCTTCGGGATCTTCTTCCCCATCGCCGGCTCCCTGCGCGGGGCCGGCGACACGCGGACGCCGTTCTACGCTCGACTGACGGGGACGGTCGTCTTCATGCTCGGCGGCTCGTACCTGCTCGGGGTCACCCTCGAGTACGGGCTCCCCGGAATCTACGTCGGTATCGTCCTGTCCTACGTCTGCTGGGCAGCGGTGGCCCTGGCCGGGTTCCACTGGGGCGACTGGACCGGCCTCGCCGCCTCGATGATGGCCGAACGGGCCGAGACGAGCGGCGGCAGCGACGACTGA
- a CDS encoding ATP-binding protein, with product MSETREVTVGEATDGTDVTLPVVELLTGRGFVTGKSGSGKSNTASVIAEELLEAGFPLLIVDTDGEYYGLKEEYEMLHAGADEECDIQIGPEHAEQMASLALEENVPVILDVSGYLDEEEADELLRETARQLFVKEKKLKKPFLLVVEEVHEYIPEGGGLGETGRLLIKIGKRGRKHGLGILGISQRPADVKKDFITQANWLVWHRLTWENDTNVVGRIIDSKYAELVSELDDGQAFIQTDWMDAGVRKIQFRRKRTFDAGATPGLDDFERPELKSVSDALVDDLQTISERKDREEDRIDELEKRLDRKDSRIETLEDELSSARDVSEAARQMADALSQAEPVQTTFPETGGDMRRLHDELVDLEERIEELEAERNELEAKNDDLRERLAARERELENRDDDFERLEAENDELRERCRELELWLEPADSGGEGVVDGGANEGATVDGDGNVAEKVESEAEEGEETPILHADGDDLTFGYTPVADASEDDILETGAADDPATGPIDLDMMIPDERDTIEDLLALEEISTRVTAACDDSRCDEPTARRVIETVAIDGPLSTTATAESVGRSPVAVQSLLSELRTRDVVDRRADGTYALEPGLLDALDRESAVDRESALEADAE from the coding sequence TGACGGTCGGCGAAGCGACCGACGGCACCGACGTGACGCTCCCCGTCGTCGAGTTGCTGACCGGTCGCGGGTTCGTCACCGGGAAATCCGGATCGGGGAAGTCGAACACGGCGTCGGTGATCGCCGAGGAACTCCTCGAGGCCGGCTTTCCGCTGCTCATCGTCGACACCGACGGCGAGTACTACGGACTGAAAGAGGAGTACGAGATGCTCCACGCGGGCGCCGACGAGGAGTGTGACATCCAGATCGGTCCCGAACACGCCGAGCAGATGGCCTCGCTGGCGCTCGAGGAGAACGTTCCCGTCATCCTCGACGTCTCGGGCTACCTTGACGAGGAGGAGGCCGACGAACTCCTGCGAGAGACCGCCCGACAGCTGTTCGTCAAGGAGAAGAAACTGAAAAAGCCGTTCCTGCTGGTGGTCGAAGAGGTCCACGAGTACATCCCCGAGGGCGGTGGCCTCGGCGAGACCGGCCGACTGCTGATCAAGATCGGTAAGCGCGGGCGCAAGCACGGGCTGGGCATCCTGGGGATCAGCCAGCGCCCCGCCGACGTCAAGAAGGACTTCATCACGCAGGCGAACTGGCTCGTCTGGCACCGACTCACCTGGGAGAACGACACCAACGTCGTCGGACGGATCATCGACTCGAAGTACGCCGAGCTGGTCTCGGAACTCGACGACGGCCAGGCGTTCATCCAGACCGACTGGATGGACGCAGGCGTCCGCAAGATTCAGTTCCGGCGCAAGCGCACCTTCGACGCCGGGGCGACCCCCGGCCTGGACGACTTCGAGCGTCCCGAACTCAAGTCCGTCTCCGACGCGCTCGTCGACGACCTCCAGACCATCTCCGAGCGTAAGGATCGCGAGGAGGACCGCATCGACGAACTCGAGAAGCGCCTCGACCGGAAAGATTCCAGGATCGAGACCCTCGAGGACGAACTCTCCTCGGCGCGAGACGTCTCAGAGGCCGCCCGGCAGATGGCCGACGCGCTCTCCCAGGCCGAACCCGTCCAGACGACGTTTCCAGAGACGGGCGGCGACATGCGCCGACTGCACGACGAACTGGTCGACCTCGAGGAACGGATCGAGGAACTCGAAGCCGAGCGCAATGAACTCGAAGCGAAGAACGACGACCTCCGCGAGCGACTCGCGGCACGTGAACGGGAACTCGAGAACCGAGACGACGACTTCGAGCGTCTCGAGGCCGAGAACGACGAGCTTCGCGAGCGCTGTCGCGAACTCGAGTTGTGGCTCGAGCCCGCGGATTCGGGTGGCGAAGGGGTAGTAGACGGCGGTGCCAACGAGGGGGCGACAGTCGACGGTGACGGAAACGTTGCCGAGAAGGTGGAATCGGAAGCGGAGGAGGGAGAAGAGACGCCGATCCTCCACGCCGACGGCGACGACCTCACGTTCGGCTACACGCCCGTCGCCGACGCGAGCGAGGACGACATCCTCGAGACCGGTGCGGCTGACGACCCCGCGACGGGACCGATCGACCTCGACATGATGATCCCCGACGAGCGCGACACCATCGAGGACCTGCTGGCCCTCGAGGAGATTTCGACTCGCGTCACGGCGGCCTGCGACGACTCCCGGTGTGACGAACCGACCGCTCGGCGCGTCATCGAGACGGTCGCCATCGACGGACCGCTCTCGACGACCGCGACGGCGGAGTCGGTCGGCCGCTCGCCCGTCGCCGTCCAGAGCCTCCTCTCGGAACTCCGAACCCGCGACGTCGTCGACCGCCGGGCAGACGGGACTTACGCCCTCGAGCCAGGACTGCTCGACGCACTCGACAGGGAATCCGCGGTCGACAGAGAGTCCGCACTCGAAGCGGACGCCGAGTGA